A stretch of the Chitinophaga sp. Cy-1792 genome encodes the following:
- a CDS encoding acyl-CoA dehydrogenase translates to MDYQLTEEHLMIQKAARDFAITELLPGVIERDEKQIFPTEQIKKLGELGFLGMMVSPKYGGAGLDTISYVLAMEEISKIDASASVVMSVNNSLVCWGLETFGTEEQKQKYLVPLAKGEIIGAFLLSEPEAGSDATSQRTTAEDKGDHYVINGTKNWITNGNSASVYLVIAQTHPEKGSKGINAIIVEKNTPGVTVGAKENKLGIRGSDTHSIMFQDVIVPKENRIGEDGFGFKFAMKTLAGGRIGIASQALGIASGAYELALKYSKERKAFGKEICQHQAIQFKLADMATKIEASRLLCLKAAWEKDHHLDYTLSGSMAKVFASETAMWVTTEAVQVHGGYGFVKEYHVERLMRDAKITQIYEGTSEVQRIVISRAILS, encoded by the coding sequence ATGGATTATCAACTCACAGAAGAACATCTCATGATCCAGAAAGCGGCGCGGGACTTTGCCATCACAGAACTGCTGCCAGGTGTTATTGAAAGAGATGAAAAACAAATATTCCCAACAGAACAGATTAAGAAACTCGGTGAACTTGGATTCCTGGGAATGATGGTGAGTCCTAAGTATGGCGGAGCCGGACTGGATACCATATCCTACGTGCTGGCCATGGAAGAGATTTCTAAAATCGATGCTTCTGCATCAGTAGTAATGAGTGTTAATAATTCCCTTGTTTGCTGGGGACTGGAAACATTCGGTACAGAAGAGCAGAAACAGAAATACCTGGTGCCGCTGGCCAAAGGAGAAATTATCGGCGCATTTCTGCTTAGTGAGCCTGAAGCCGGCTCTGATGCTACTTCTCAGCGTACCACTGCGGAAGATAAAGGCGACCACTATGTAATCAACGGTACCAAAAACTGGATTACCAATGGTAACTCCGCCAGCGTTTACCTCGTAATTGCACAAACCCATCCGGAGAAGGGTAGTAAAGGTATCAATGCGATAATAGTAGAGAAGAATACACCAGGTGTTACTGTTGGGGCCAAAGAAAATAAACTGGGCATCCGTGGTAGCGATACACACAGTATTATGTTCCAGGATGTAATTGTACCAAAGGAAAACCGTATCGGTGAAGATGGCTTCGGGTTTAAATTTGCCATGAAAACCCTCGCCGGTGGCCGTATTGGTATTGCTTCCCAGGCATTGGGTATTGCAAGCGGCGCGTATGAACTGGCACTGAAATATTCTAAAGAAAGAAAAGCATTCGGTAAAGAAATCTGCCAGCACCAGGCTATCCAGTTCAAACTGGCAGATATGGCCACTAAAATTGAAGCCAGCCGCCTGTTATGCCTCAAAGCTGCATGGGAAAAAGACCATCACCTGGATTATACCCTGAGCGGTTCCATGGCCAAAGTATTTGCTTCCGAAACAGCAATGTGGGTAACTACAGAAGCCGTGCAGGTACACGGTGGTTACGGTTTTGTAAAAGAATACCATGTAGAGCGACTCATGCGTGATGCCAAAATCACACAGATCTATGAAGGTACCTCCGAAGTACAGCGTATCGTTATCAGCCGCGCTATACTCTCTTAA
- a CDS encoding YggS family pyridoxal phosphate-dependent enzyme: protein MAINLTTYNQVLQQLAPYNAKLVAVSKTKPVADIEALYQQGQRIFGENYVQELTEKQPVLPADIEWHFIGHLQSNKVKYIAGFVSMVHAVDSFKLLAEINKQAIKNNRVINCLLQLHIAEEETKFGLDEGELIQLLDSWQQQQQEFSGIRIAGLMAMATNTSNETQIRKEFHQLQEIFVKVKERYFASQDYFKERSTGMSADYQIALEEGSTMVRIGSLLFGERNYNK, encoded by the coding sequence ATGGCAATAAATCTCACCACATACAACCAGGTGCTGCAGCAACTGGCCCCTTATAATGCAAAACTCGTGGCTGTTTCCAAAACAAAGCCCGTAGCAGATATTGAAGCGCTCTATCAGCAAGGACAAAGGATCTTCGGCGAAAACTATGTACAGGAACTGACCGAAAAACAACCGGTATTGCCGGCAGATATTGAATGGCATTTTATCGGTCACCTCCAATCCAATAAAGTTAAATACATCGCTGGCTTCGTTAGTATGGTCCATGCGGTAGACAGCTTTAAGCTGCTGGCAGAAATTAATAAACAGGCCATTAAAAATAATCGTGTCATAAATTGCCTCTTACAGTTGCATATTGCAGAAGAAGAGACTAAATTTGGCCTCGATGAAGGGGAACTCATCCAATTGCTGGACAGCTGGCAACAGCAACAGCAGGAATTCTCAGGCATCCGTATTGCCGGGTTAATGGCAATGGCCACAAATACTTCCAACGAAACCCAGATCCGTAAAGAGTTCCACCAGCTCCAGGAGATATTTGTAAAAGTTAAGGAACGATACTTCGCTTCGCAGGACTACTTTAAAGAACGCTCCACAGGCATGAGTGCCGACTACCAAATTGCATTGGAAGAAGGTAGTACCATGGTACGTATCGGTAGTTTGCTTTTCGGAGAGCGAAACTATAATAAGTAA
- a CDS encoding TlpA disulfide reductase family protein, producing the protein MKKLWSCLLAGLSLAACQAGGKKDLQAGTYQAKLHRKDGADIVFNFEVKDTAGRKVLYVLNATDRLLVDEVKVNNDSVFIKMPFFDSDFKAAIAKDGSLNGSWTRHLADKDVSIPFTAIPNTTERFPQYAPAKGNVNGRWSTWFIGKEKNDSSYAIGEFKQNGNTVHGTFLTSTGDYRFLDGIVSGDTLKLSTFDGSHAYLFTALINADGTLQGIFYAGIGDGKENWFARKDEAAKLPDETSLVTAKPGAGPLEFSFPDLNGNKVSLRDDRFKGKVVVVTLMGSWCPNCMDETNYLAEWYKKNHDRGVEIIGLAYERTTDFEKSKNSLNSFLHRFDVQYPVLITGVTPGDPEKAAKTLPQLTGIKGFPTTIFIDKKGNVSEVHTGFNGPGTGEHYEEFKYNFNRLIDKLLAE; encoded by the coding sequence ATGAAGAAATTATGGAGCTGCCTACTGGCAGGATTATCCCTGGCCGCCTGCCAGGCTGGTGGAAAAAAAGACCTGCAGGCCGGTACCTATCAGGCTAAGTTACATCGTAAAGACGGCGCTGATATCGTGTTCAACTTTGAAGTGAAAGATACTGCCGGTCGTAAGGTATTATACGTGCTCAATGCCACCGACAGGCTGCTGGTGGATGAAGTAAAGGTGAACAACGATTCTGTTTTTATTAAGATGCCTTTCTTCGATTCAGATTTTAAAGCAGCCATTGCAAAAGATGGCAGCCTCAATGGTTCCTGGACGCGCCACCTGGCAGATAAGGACGTGAGTATACCTTTTACTGCCATCCCTAACACCACCGAACGATTCCCGCAATACGCGCCTGCAAAAGGCAATGTGAATGGCCGCTGGTCTACCTGGTTCATCGGTAAGGAGAAAAATGATTCTTCCTATGCCATCGGAGAATTCAAACAGAACGGCAATACCGTGCACGGTACTTTCCTGACCAGCACCGGCGACTACCGCTTCCTCGATGGTATCGTTAGTGGCGATACCCTGAAACTCTCTACTTTCGATGGCTCCCATGCTTACCTGTTTACCGCACTGATCAATGCTGATGGCACCCTGCAGGGGATTTTCTATGCCGGTATTGGTGATGGTAAGGAAAACTGGTTTGCACGTAAAGATGAAGCAGCTAAGTTACCGGATGAAACCTCGCTGGTTACTGCAAAACCGGGCGCCGGGCCACTGGAATTCAGTTTCCCTGACCTGAACGGTAATAAAGTATCCCTCAGGGATGATCGTTTCAAAGGCAAGGTGGTAGTTGTTACCCTGATGGGTTCCTGGTGCCCTAACTGCATGGATGAAACCAATTACCTGGCTGAGTGGTACAAAAAGAACCACGACAGGGGAGTGGAGATCATAGGCCTGGCTTATGAGCGTACCACCGATTTTGAGAAGTCTAAGAATAGCCTGAACAGCTTCCTGCACCGTTTCGATGTGCAGTACCCTGTGCTGATTACCGGTGTTACGCCTGGTGATCCTGAAAAGGCCGCTAAAACACTGCCTCAGCTGACGGGTATCAAGGGCTTCCCTACGACTATCTTCATCGACAAAAAAGGTAATGTGTCAGAAGTACACACTGGCTTCAATGGCCCTGGTACAGGCGAACATTATGAAGAATTCAAATATAATTTTAACAGATTGATAGATAAGTTGTTAGCAGAGTAG